A genomic window from Schistocerca serialis cubense isolate TAMUIC-IGC-003099 chromosome 4, iqSchSeri2.2, whole genome shotgun sequence includes:
- the LOC126474091 gene encoding cuticle protein 65-like isoform X4, whose translation MKVLIVLSAVLAAAVAAPKPGYLGAAHGVVAAHGVVAAAPAVVTAPAVIAAHGVHPGYAAYGPAPVAVGPGGYLADTHDVAAARAAHLTAVAQTQARDAHINGAAAHAALAAPALLGAHGLAYGHGLAYGHGLAYGHAYHG comes from the exons ATGAAGGTCCTG ATCGTCTTGAGCGCCGTCCTGGCAGCGGCCGTCGCCGCCCCCAAGCCCGGCTACCTGGGCGCCGCCCACGGGGTCGTCGCCGCCCACGGCGTCGTCGCCGCTGCCCCCGCTGTGGTCACCGCCCCAGCAGTGATTGCCGCCCACGGCGTGCACCCAGGCTACGCCGCGTACGGCCCCGCCCCCGTGGCTGTGGGACCCGGCGGCTACCTGGCCGACACACACGACGTGGCCGCCGCCAGGGCTGCCCACCTGACCGCCGTCGCCCAGACGCAGGCTCGCGACGCCCACATCAACggcgccgccgcccacgccgccctcGCCGCCCCCGCTCTGCTCGGAGCGCACGGACTGGCGTACGGACACGGCCTGGCTTACGGTCACGGTCTGGCTTATGGACACGCTTATCATGGTTGA